The following are from one region of the Sulfurimicrobium lacus genome:
- a CDS encoding histidine kinase yields the protein MLRPWGIKGRVLFLALVPALVIAAGLTVYEISTRLRDIELALNGRGFAIVRQLAPAAEYGVFSGNYDVLARLAQSTLQEADVTAVTIINSDGRILAVGGHALAVPSRSEIASPKSGVIESSDVLLFSAPIFQSQTEVENYLDPVVQMPRRAKEDTKVLGRTMVEISRLPSMLKKNQIIFNSLLITLAGLAMASLLALRMARQVTNPIMTLAGAVARIGKGDLATRIETNATGELATLERGVNNMAVALKAVQDAQEERRAILATVLDSLDALVYVADMNTYELLFLNKFARETYGNATGKLCWQSIQSNQSGPCAFCTNAKLLKADGTPGEAVVWEFQNPLTLHWYLIQDSAIKWVDGRIVRLEIATDITQNKRREDHIRDLERQIMDSGEHERERIGHELHDGLGQQLTGIAFLSKALSQKLAAQSAAEAVEATQIVTLINQAISETRQLARGLQPVEVDENGLMSALEALATNIGRLFHIQCEFHCDTPVLVKDNTAANQIYRIAQEAVNNAVKHGKASHISIELAAPRGKMQLSVHDDGMGFHPYLKGKHSGMGLQIMRYRAKMIGAHLDIESDPGHGSLIRAYFF from the coding sequence GTGCTGAGGCCTTGGGGTATCAAGGGAAGAGTGCTCTTCCTGGCTTTGGTGCCGGCGCTTGTCATCGCCGCCGGACTGACTGTTTACGAAATCAGCACTCGTCTCAGGGACATCGAGTTAGCCCTCAATGGGCGCGGTTTCGCTATTGTGCGCCAACTGGCTCCAGCAGCCGAATACGGCGTATTTTCCGGGAATTATGACGTGCTCGCGCGGCTTGCGCAGAGTACCCTGCAGGAAGCCGATGTCACCGCGGTCACAATCATCAATAGCGATGGACGCATCCTGGCCGTAGGCGGACACGCGCTCGCTGTTCCTTCGAGGAGCGAGATCGCGTCACCCAAGTCCGGCGTCATCGAAAGCAGTGATGTGCTGTTGTTTTCAGCGCCCATTTTCCAGAGCCAGACCGAAGTTGAAAACTACCTCGATCCTGTCGTCCAGATGCCGCGGCGGGCTAAAGAAGATACCAAGGTGCTCGGACGCACCATGGTCGAGATATCCCGCCTGCCCAGCATGCTCAAGAAAAACCAGATCATTTTCAATAGCCTGCTGATTACGCTGGCCGGGCTTGCAATGGCTTCATTGCTTGCATTGCGCATGGCACGCCAGGTCACCAATCCGATCATGACGCTGGCTGGCGCGGTAGCCAGAATCGGCAAGGGCGATCTAGCGACCCGCATCGAAACGAACGCAACGGGCGAACTTGCGACGCTGGAGCGCGGCGTCAACAACATGGCGGTGGCCCTGAAAGCGGTGCAGGACGCCCAGGAGGAGCGGCGCGCCATCCTCGCTACCGTGCTCGACAGCCTGGATGCCCTGGTCTACGTCGCCGACATGAATACTTACGAACTGCTGTTCCTCAACAAGTTCGCCCGCGAAACTTACGGAAATGCAACCGGCAAGCTGTGCTGGCAGTCAATTCAAAGCAACCAGTCCGGACCTTGTGCCTTCTGTACCAACGCGAAATTGCTCAAAGCGGATGGCACGCCGGGTGAAGCTGTGGTCTGGGAATTTCAGAACCCTCTCACCCTGCACTGGTACCTGATCCAGGATAGCGCTATCAAGTGGGTCGACGGGCGCATCGTACGACTGGAAATCGCCACTGACATCACCCAAAACAAGCGGCGTGAAGACCATATCCGTGACCTGGAACGGCAAATCATGGATAGCGGCGAACATGAACGCGAACGAATCGGGCATGAACTACACGATGGCCTCGGACAGCAGTTAACCGGCATCGCATTCCTGAGCAAAGCGCTATCGCAGAAACTTGCTGCCCAATCCGCAGCGGAAGCCGTGGAAGCAACGCAGATCGTTACCTTGATCAACCAGGCGATATCGGAAACCCGCCAGCTTGCCCGCGGCCTGCAGCCGGTTGAAGTCGATGAGAACGGCCTGATGTCAGCCCTGGAAGCACTCGCCACCAATATCGGGCGGCTTTTCCATATACAGTGTGAGTTTCACTGCGACACGCCGGTACTGGTGAAAGACAATACGGCGGCCAATCAGATTTACCGTATCGCCCAAGAAGCGGTAAACAACGCAGTCAAGCATGGCAAGGCCTCACACATTTCAATTGAACTCGCAGCACCGCGGGGTAAAATGCAGCTTTCCGTCCATGATGACGGTATGGGTTTCCACCCTTATCTGAAGGGCAAACATTCCGGCATGGGATTGCAGATCATGCGTTACCGGGCGAAGATGATTGGCGCCCATCTGGATATTGAAAGCGATCCGGGACACGGATCGCTTATCCGAGCCTATTTTTTCTAA
- a CDS encoding protein-glutamate methylesterase/protein-glutamine glutaminase yields MKIRVLVIDDSALIRSLMKEIINSQPDMEMVGAAPDPLVARELIKQLNPDVLTLDVEMPRMDGLNFLEKLMRLRPMPVVMVSSLTERGSDITFRALELGAVDFFNKPKMDISQGMQQYAEEITDKIRAAAKAKVRKGAAQSDFSAVTPRLSADAVLPALSNTITSTEKLIIVGASTGGTEAIKEFLVKLPPDCPGILITQHMPEAFTLSFAQRLDSLCKISVKEAEQGDRVLPGHAYIAPGHSHLLLKRSGANYVCELNQGPPVNRHRPSVDVLFRSAANCAGKNVIGVILTGMGKDGAAGMLEMKRAGAYNFAQDEASCVVFGMPKEAIAAGGVDEVVPLQEMAPKVMKYLASLGSRAFRV; encoded by the coding sequence ATGAAAATTAGAGTTCTGGTCATCGACGACTCGGCGCTAATCCGCAGCCTGATGAAGGAAATCATCAACAGCCAGCCCGATATGGAAATGGTGGGGGCCGCACCCGATCCGCTCGTGGCGCGTGAGTTGATCAAGCAACTCAACCCTGATGTGCTCACGCTCGACGTCGAAATGCCCCGCATGGACGGGCTCAATTTCCTGGAAAAACTGATGCGCCTTAGACCGATGCCGGTGGTGATGGTCTCTTCCCTTACCGAAAGGGGCTCGGATATTACCTTCCGCGCGCTGGAGCTGGGCGCGGTGGATTTTTTCAACAAACCCAAAATGGACATCTCCCAGGGTATGCAGCAATACGCCGAAGAAATTACTGACAAAATTCGTGCCGCAGCCAAGGCCAAAGTACGCAAGGGCGCTGCGCAAAGCGATTTTTCCGCGGTTACGCCGCGCCTTTCCGCAGATGCCGTCCTGCCCGCGCTCTCCAACACCATCACGTCTACCGAAAAGTTGATCATTGTGGGCGCTTCCACTGGAGGAACGGAAGCGATCAAGGAGTTTTTGGTCAAGCTTCCGCCCGATTGTCCCGGCATTCTGATTACTCAGCACATGCCGGAAGCCTTCACGCTGTCATTTGCCCAACGCCTCGACAGCCTGTGCAAAATTTCGGTCAAGGAAGCGGAACAGGGTGACCGTGTTTTGCCCGGGCACGCCTATATTGCGCCAGGTCACTCCCACCTCCTGCTCAAGCGCAGCGGTGCAAACTACGTCTGCGAACTCAACCAGGGGCCGCCGGTAAATCGACACCGCCCATCAGTGGACGTATTATTCCGCTCCGCCGCCAACTGTGCCGGAAAAAACGTCATTGGCGTGATCCTCACCGGCATGGGCAAGGACGGTGCGGCCGGGATGCTCGAGATGAAGCGGGCCGGTGCCTACAACTTTGCGCAGGATGAAGCCAGTTGCGTCGTCTTCGGCATGCCCAAGGAAGCCATTGCTGCTGGTGGCGTCGATGAAGTGGTACCACTGCAGGAAATGGCCCCCAAAGTCATGAAATACCTGGCCAGTTTGGGTTCAAGAGCGTTCCGGGTATAA
- a CDS encoding ATP-binding SpoIIE family protein phosphatase, producing the protein MPKQLKILVVDDTEPNLLLVSKFINKLGHQTVQARNGLEAVEKFSEESPDLVLMDVMMPEMDGYEATARIRELYPNKWVPIMFLTAKSHDADHVKGIQVGGDDYITKPVNLVILEARIKAVTRIAELQRQIVENAEQLEIYRDENERELELAKHLIQKITHYDYLEHHSIQLWNKPAQHFSGDIFLAALTPADEIHLLLADGTGHGLSAALNVIPVVEVFYGMTSKGFAISSIAQELNRKIKQLMPIERFVAATLVSINLSDRIMHVWNGGNPPALFVDEKGVVQRSWKSTHPALGIFSDAEFDAGTELFHWSEPGQLYMFSDGPIEAQNASGEEFGLERLTQVLASNPVEQRYEQLIAAIDSHMEGLPAHDDISIGLIRCPVNVPEDSPRQETDGTQQAILPTTDCPLRWKLSLRLTPSELKTIDVVPMLLAWMDQMHFNTNHRGQVFLIFTELFNNALDHGILEIDSSLKNGPDGLELYFEQRRLKLADLQHGILEIEIERLRQHHHENLRMRIKDNGNGFDYKSITSTNISDSTRPSGRGLALVKSLCSRLEFSGNGNEVTVYYTLA; encoded by the coding sequence ATGCCCAAGCAACTAAAAATCCTGGTAGTAGACGACACCGAACCGAATTTGCTGCTGGTGAGCAAGTTCATCAATAAACTCGGCCATCAAACCGTACAGGCTCGTAATGGCCTGGAGGCGGTGGAAAAATTTAGCGAGGAGTCACCCGACCTGGTCCTGATGGACGTCATGATGCCGGAAATGGACGGCTACGAAGCGACCGCCAGAATTCGCGAACTGTACCCCAACAAATGGGTACCGATCATGTTCCTGACCGCCAAATCTCATGACGCGGATCACGTCAAAGGCATCCAGGTCGGCGGCGACGACTACATCACCAAGCCGGTCAATCTGGTCATCCTCGAAGCCCGCATCAAGGCGGTAACGCGTATCGCCGAACTGCAGCGCCAGATCGTGGAAAATGCCGAGCAGCTCGAAATCTACCGTGACGAAAACGAGCGCGAACTGGAGTTGGCAAAGCATCTAATCCAGAAAATAACCCATTACGATTACCTGGAACACCATTCCATCCAGCTCTGGAACAAACCGGCACAGCATTTCAGCGGCGACATCTTCCTCGCCGCCCTCACCCCGGCCGACGAAATTCATTTGCTCCTTGCGGATGGCACCGGGCATGGACTTTCCGCCGCTCTCAATGTCATTCCGGTAGTGGAGGTTTTTTATGGCATGACCTCGAAGGGTTTCGCCATCTCTTCCATTGCCCAGGAGCTCAACCGCAAGATCAAGCAGTTGATGCCGATCGAGCGTTTCGTTGCCGCGACCCTGGTTTCGATCAACCTCAGCGACAGAATCATGCATGTCTGGAACGGTGGCAACCCGCCGGCGCTCTTCGTTGACGAAAAGGGCGTGGTACAGCGCAGTTGGAAATCAACCCACCCTGCGCTGGGGATTTTCTCTGACGCGGAATTTGACGCCGGCACCGAGCTGTTTCATTGGAGTGAGCCCGGTCAGCTGTATATGTTTTCGGATGGCCCGATTGAAGCGCAAAACGCCAGCGGTGAAGAATTCGGCCTCGAACGCCTGACGCAGGTTCTGGCGTCAAACCCCGTAGAGCAGCGTTATGAGCAGCTGATAGCAGCGATCGATAGCCACATGGAAGGACTACCTGCGCACGACGACATTTCCATCGGCTTGATCCGCTGCCCGGTTAACGTCCCGGAAGACTCTCCGCGCCAAGAGACCGATGGCACACAACAGGCGATCCTGCCGACGACAGACTGCCCACTCCGCTGGAAACTTTCGCTACGCCTCACGCCTTCCGAACTCAAAACAATTGATGTCGTCCCCATGCTGCTGGCCTGGATGGATCAAATGCACTTCAACACCAATCACCGTGGCCAAGTGTTCCTGATTTTCACAGAACTGTTCAACAACGCACTCGACCACGGGATACTGGAAATCGATTCGTCGCTGAAAAACGGCCCGGATGGCTTAGAGCTTTATTTTGAGCAACGCCGTCTGAAATTGGCGGACCTGCAGCATGGAATATTGGAAATTGAAATCGAACGTTTACGTCAGCACCACCACGAAAACCTAAGAATGCGCATTAAGGATAATGGCAATGGTTTTGATTATAAATCTATAACCAGCACTAACATCAGCGACAGCACTCGTCCGTCCGGGCGCGGACTGGCACTCGTCAAAAGCTTGTGCTCCAGATTGGAATTTTCAGGCAATGGCAATGAAGTCACCGTTTATTACACACTTGCCTGA
- a CDS encoding methyl-accepting chemotaxis protein has protein sequence MKINQPVTQTEFVLPDGAMLVSKTDLKGVITYCNLEFIETSGFSERELLGAPHNLVRHPDMPPEAFDDLWNTLKAGKPWTGYVKNRRKNGDFYWVLANATPIWEGGKVAGYLSVRAKPSADAVREVAAVYRKFRAGQAGSLTIREGKVVNRLYSKFSLPQSIGMRLWLFNAIFLSIALLAMGWMLSGLSKTGSEFGQLVEVDYKILSAYENLYALGLQEGQATRNIILNPKDDKARSNLGAAENDFAVNLEALQHITGSDPIVIKRIAQMHESLRIENREAVALAALNQGAAVERMNSSGTKIWRALKKDLLEQVDAMRAQVAERKNEVDTDVGRTRNTGGILMAIATLLMVFMSYFFIRSIARPLKALTENTLSIAQGVYSSHINTERDDEIGHLSQALKSMQIRLGFEVAESQRTAAEILRIKVALDNVSTNVMIGDIDGHIIYLNKSVQEMFHKAEKDIRQALPHFEADKLLGANIDTFHKNPAHQRNMLAALASPYTTTILIGIRTFRLTANPVIDETGRRLGTALEWIDRTAEVVVEEEISRIVGAAAQGDFTQRIGTQDKEGFFLQLAQNINQLMDTSSVGLNEVVRVLSALAQGDLTQTISNDYSGTFGQLKDYSNTTVESLQRLIGEIKETVDQINTAAGEIASGNSDLSQRTEEQASSLEETASSMEELTSTVRNNADNAKQANQLAIGASNVAVKGGDVVGQVVETMSSINESSRKIVDIISVIDGIAFQTNILALNAAVEAARAGEQGRGFAVVAGEVRNLAQRSAAAAKEIKTLIGDSVDKVENGSKLVANAGQTMDEIVTSIKHVTDIMAEISSASTEQSAGIEQVNKAITQMDEATQQNAALVEEAAAAAESLEEQAHNLSVSVSVFKIDSGRMLKAPASAILHLPG, from the coding sequence ATGAAAATCAACCAGCCTGTGACCCAAACAGAGTTTGTCCTGCCCGATGGCGCAATGCTAGTATCCAAGACCGATCTGAAAGGGGTTATCACTTACTGCAACTTGGAATTTATTGAGACCAGTGGTTTTTCAGAACGAGAATTGCTTGGCGCCCCCCATAATCTGGTGCGCCACCCCGACATGCCACCCGAGGCGTTCGATGACCTCTGGAATACGCTCAAGGCGGGGAAACCCTGGACCGGCTACGTCAAAAATCGGCGCAAGAATGGCGATTTTTATTGGGTTCTTGCCAATGCCACTCCGATCTGGGAAGGCGGGAAGGTTGCCGGCTACCTGTCGGTACGCGCAAAACCATCGGCAGATGCCGTTCGTGAAGTCGCCGCCGTTTACCGGAAATTTCGCGCAGGCCAGGCGGGTAGCCTGACCATTCGCGAAGGCAAGGTGGTAAACAGGCTGTACAGTAAATTCAGCCTACCCCAGTCCATCGGCATGCGCCTCTGGTTGTTCAATGCCATATTCCTATCAATCGCTTTACTGGCCATGGGCTGGATGCTTAGTGGCCTATCCAAGACCGGCTCGGAGTTCGGGCAGCTTGTAGAAGTGGATTACAAGATCCTTTCTGCCTACGAAAATCTTTACGCCCTGGGATTGCAGGAAGGTCAGGCAACACGGAACATCATTCTCAACCCGAAGGATGACAAAGCCAGAAGCAATCTCGGCGCGGCGGAAAATGATTTCGCCGTTAACCTGGAAGCCTTGCAGCACATTACGGGTTCTGACCCGATTGTAATAAAGCGCATCGCGCAGATGCATGAAAGTCTGCGCATCGAAAACCGCGAGGCTGTTGCCCTGGCTGCCTTGAATCAGGGCGCCGCGGTGGAACGCATGAACAGCAGCGGGACCAAGATTTGGCGCGCGTTGAAAAAAGATCTGCTGGAGCAGGTAGATGCAATGCGTGCCCAGGTTGCGGAACGGAAAAACGAGGTCGATACCGACGTCGGCAGAACCCGGAATACTGGCGGCATATTGATGGCCATTGCCACATTGTTGATGGTCTTCATGTCCTATTTTTTCATCCGCTCCATCGCCAGGCCACTTAAGGCATTAACCGAAAACACCTTGAGCATTGCACAGGGCGTTTATAGTTCCCACATCAACACCGAACGCGACGATGAAATCGGCCATCTCTCCCAAGCGCTCAAGTCCATGCAAATACGTCTCGGCTTCGAAGTGGCGGAATCCCAGCGCACCGCTGCCGAAATCCTGCGTATCAAGGTGGCGCTGGACAATGTTTCCACCAATGTCATGATCGGAGACATTGACGGCCACATCATCTACTTGAATAAATCGGTACAGGAAATGTTCCACAAAGCCGAGAAGGATATCCGCCAAGCCCTGCCCCATTTCGAGGCGGACAAGCTGCTGGGCGCGAACATCGACACTTTTCATAAAAATCCGGCCCACCAAAGAAATATGCTCGCGGCTCTAGCCAGCCCCTATACAACTACAATCTTGATCGGCATCCGCACCTTCCGTCTCACCGCCAATCCAGTGATCGACGAAACCGGACGACGCCTCGGCACTGCATTGGAATGGATAGACCGAACGGCCGAAGTGGTCGTGGAAGAGGAGATTTCCCGAATTGTCGGAGCTGCAGCCCAAGGCGATTTCACCCAACGCATCGGCACTCAGGACAAGGAGGGTTTCTTCCTGCAACTGGCTCAGAATATCAATCAGCTCATGGATACCAGCTCAGTTGGATTGAATGAGGTGGTGCGCGTACTGAGCGCCTTGGCGCAAGGTGATTTGACCCAAACTATCAGCAACGACTATAGCGGCACCTTCGGCCAGCTCAAGGATTACAGCAACACCACGGTGGAAAGTCTCCAGCGATTGATAGGCGAGATCAAGGAAACGGTGGATCAGATCAACACCGCGGCGGGTGAAATCGCCTCGGGCAACTCCGACCTCTCGCAGCGCACCGAGGAGCAGGCGTCTTCTCTGGAAGAAACCGCATCCAGCATGGAAGAACTGACATCCACCGTGAGAAACAACGCCGATAATGCCAAGCAGGCCAATCAGCTTGCCATCGGCGCCAGCAACGTGGCGGTAAAGGGCGGCGACGTAGTGGGCCAGGTGGTCGAAACGATGTCTTCCATCAATGAATCCTCACGCAAGATCGTGGACATCATTTCGGTGATCGACGGCATCGCCTTCCAGACCAATATCCTGGCGCTCAATGCGGCAGTCGAGGCCGCACGCGCCGGCGAGCAGGGCCGCGGTTTCGCGGTAGTGGCCGGCGAGGTGCGCAATCTGGCACAGCGTTCCGCCGCTGCCGCCAAGGAGATCAAGACGCTGATCGGCGATTCGGTGGACAAAGTGGAGAACGGCTCGAAACTTGTAGCCAACGCCGGCCAGACGATGGACGAGATCGTCACTTCCATCAAGCACGTTACCGACATCATGGCGGAAATCTCCTCCGCGTCTACCGAACAAAGCGCCGGTATCGAGCAGGTCAATAAAGCCATCACCCAGATGGACGAAGCGACCCAACAGAATGCTGCCCTGGTCGAAGAGGCTGCCGCAGCGGCAGAATCGCTCGAAGAGCAGGCCCATAACCTCAGCGTCTCGGTAAGCGTATTCAAGATCGATAGCGGCAGAATGTTGAAAGCACCCGCCTCTGCCATCCTTCATTTGCCAGGCTAA
- a CDS encoding STAS domain-containing protein: MSTIQITTSVENGNARISMAGRFDFNSHRQFREAYQQVLDDPAVKELEIDLGSVDYLDSSALGMLLLLREKTSAANKLLALTNCRGVVQQVLDVANFNKLFTIR; encoded by the coding sequence ATGAGTACGATACAGATCACAACCTCGGTGGAAAACGGCAATGCCAGAATATCCATGGCCGGCCGCTTCGATTTCAACTCGCATCGACAGTTCCGCGAAGCTTACCAGCAAGTCCTGGACGATCCGGCAGTCAAGGAGCTCGAAATCGACTTGGGCTCCGTCGATTACCTGGACAGTTCTGCGCTGGGCATGTTGCTGCTGCTGCGGGAGAAAACCAGCGCTGCCAACAAGCTCCTGGCGCTGACAAATTGCCGTGGTGTAGTTCAGCAGGTGCTGGACGTGGCTAATTTCAACAAACTGTTCACTATTCGATAA
- the cheD gene encoding chemoreceptor glutamine deamidase CheD, protein MDERGFEEILAPNHYFDSTFEMQAAKILPGEYYTTGRDMLLVTVLGSCVAACIRDRISGIGGMNHFMLPNNGQDQSNPLGDSARYGTYAMEILVNQLLKMGARRDHLEAKVFGGGNVLRGFVVANVGERNSKFVLDFLKTENIKLVAQDLMDIYPRKVYFFPKSGRVLVKKLRNVHNDTIIEREKEYSTRLQYSKVEGEVELFT, encoded by the coding sequence ATGGATGAGCGGGGTTTCGAGGAAATCCTCGCACCCAACCATTACTTCGACAGCACCTTCGAGATGCAGGCAGCAAAAATTCTGCCGGGCGAGTACTACACCACAGGCCGCGACATGCTGCTGGTTACCGTGCTGGGATCATGCGTGGCGGCGTGCATCCGCGATCGTATAAGCGGCATTGGCGGCATGAACCACTTCATGCTGCCCAACAATGGTCAGGACCAGAGCAACCCCCTCGGTGATTCTGCACGTTATGGCACCTATGCAATGGAAATCCTGGTCAATCAACTGCTCAAGATGGGAGCCAGGCGCGACCACCTGGAAGCCAAGGTGTTCGGTGGCGGCAACGTATTGCGCGGATTTGTCGTTGCCAATGTCGGTGAGCGCAATTCGAAATTCGTACTCGATTTTCTGAAAACGGAAAACATAAAACTGGTCGCCCAGGATCTGATGGACATCTATCCGCGCAAGGTATATTTTTTCCCCAAGAGCGGTAGGGTTTTGGTGAAAAAATTGCGCAACGTTCACAATGACACCATCATTGAAAGGGAAAAGGAGTACAGCACTCGTCTGCAGTACTCCAAGGTTGAGGGTGAAGTGGAATTGTTCACGTGA
- a CDS encoding response regulator transcription factor: MAAEQGSKIRVLIVDDHPIVRQGIAQLINQEADLTTCCEAGSAQEALDLMANDTPDILLVDISLDGVSGIELVKMLKSRHPKTPALVISMHDETLYAERALRAGARGYIMKQEATEKVLTAIRQVLQGNIYLSERMQGKILQRVLNGDDSGLSPIDLLSDRELEVFRLIGHGFATSDIARELNRSVKTVETHRAHLKDKLSLKNAAELTRYAVQWIEQEKERQT; the protein is encoded by the coding sequence ATGGCGGCTGAACAGGGCAGCAAAATCAGAGTGCTCATCGTTGACGACCACCCCATCGTGCGGCAGGGCATCGCACAACTCATCAATCAGGAGGCTGATCTCACCACCTGCTGCGAAGCCGGCAGCGCCCAGGAGGCGCTCGACCTCATGGCGAACGACACACCCGACATCCTGCTGGTGGACATTTCACTCGATGGGGTTTCAGGCATCGAACTGGTAAAAATGCTCAAGAGCCGCCACCCCAAGACACCGGCGCTGGTCATTTCCATGCACGATGAAACCCTCTATGCGGAACGTGCCCTGAGGGCCGGTGCGCGCGGTTACATCATGAAGCAGGAAGCCACCGAAAAAGTTCTCACCGCCATACGTCAGGTCCTTCAGGGCAACATCTATCTGAGCGAGCGCATGCAGGGAAAAATACTGCAGCGCGTACTTAACGGTGACGATAGCGGCCTCTCGCCCATCGATCTGCTGAGCGACCGCGAACTGGAGGTTTTTCGCCTGATCGGCCACGGCTTCGCCACCAGCGACATTGCCCGCGAGCTTAACCGCAGCGTCAAGACGGTGGAAACTCACCGCGCACACCTCAAGGACAAGCTGAGCCTCAAGAATGCGGCAGAGCTGACCCGCTACGCAGTGCAGTGGATAGAGCAGGAAAAGGAACGTCAAACCTAG
- a CDS encoding CheR family methyltransferase: protein MTDNEREFIFTDHDFESVRKLIYSHAGISLNISKKDMVYSRLARRLRATGLSSFRDYLKMLESDNAAEWQSFTNALTTNLTSFFREEHHFPILAEHVRKMKGHHPINLWCSASSTGEEPYSMAMTMVELFNTYTPPVQIIATDLDTNVLAKAEEGIYAMERLEKMPTERVKNFFLKGSGKQEGFARIRPELHNMIKFRQINLLDDNWPLRPPFDAIFCRNVMIYFDKQTQHEILKKFVPLLRPDGLLFAGHSESFHHATDLFKLIGNTVYQVADKTKAYHG, encoded by the coding sequence ATGACCGACAACGAACGCGAGTTCATTTTTACTGACCATGATTTCGAGAGCGTACGCAAGCTGATTTATAGCCATGCAGGCATCTCGCTCAACATCAGCAAAAAAGACATGGTTTATAGCCGCCTGGCGCGTCGCTTGCGCGCCACCGGCCTGTCGAGCTTCCGCGACTATCTGAAAATGCTGGAGAGCGACAACGCGGCCGAGTGGCAGTCATTCACCAATGCGCTAACCACCAACCTTACCTCTTTCTTTCGTGAAGAACACCACTTCCCGATACTGGCCGAACACGTGCGCAAGATGAAAGGCCATCACCCCATCAACCTTTGGTGTTCAGCCTCTTCGACCGGCGAAGAGCCCTATTCCATGGCTATGACCATGGTGGAATTGTTCAATACCTATACTCCGCCAGTGCAGATCATCGCTACCGACCTGGACACCAACGTGCTGGCAAAGGCGGAAGAGGGAATTTATGCCATGGAGCGGCTGGAAAAAATGCCCACGGAAAGAGTTAAAAACTTTTTTCTCAAAGGCAGCGGAAAACAGGAAGGTTTCGCCCGCATACGACCGGAACTGCACAACATGATCAAGTTTCGCCAGATCAATCTGCTCGACGACAATTGGCCGCTCAGACCGCCTTTCGATGCTATTTTTTGCCGCAATGTGATGATTTATTTCGACAAACAGACGCAACACGAGATCCTGAAAAAATTTGTGCCACTGTTGCGCCCGGATGGTTTGCTGTTTGCCGGACATTCCGAGAGCTTTCATCACGCAACTGACCTGTTCAAGCTGATCGGCAATACCGTCTACCAGGTCGCCGACAAAACGAAGGCATATCATGGATGA